ACCAGCGCATAGTGCAGGGTCGCGTAGGCGCTGAGGTCCACCTGACCGTCCCCACTCCAGAAGCGCCGGCGGTTGCGCCGCACGTACCAGTTGCTCAGGTCCTCGGTCACGAAGTCCTGCAGCGCCCGGCTCGAACCGGTGGGATCGTAGTCCTCCAGCCGCTCGGTCACGGTGGCAATCAGCGCCTGCACCTTGGCGACCAGCCAGCGGTCCACCTCGGGGCGCTCGGCGACCGGCGGCGCGGCCCGCAGGTCCGGCTGGTCCAGATTGGCGTACAGCACGAAGAAGCTGTAGGTGTTCCACAGCGTCAGGAAGTAGCTGCGGAAGGCCTCGCCCACCAGATTCATGCCGAAGCGCCGCGACAGCTCCGGCGGAGCCGACACGTACATGTACCACCGCGCGGCGTCTGCCCCGAACTGCGCGAACACCTCCCACGGATCGACGATGTTGCCCTTGCTCTTGGACATCTTGTAGCCCTTCTCGTCCAGGATGTGCCCCGAGCAGATCACCGACTTGTACGCCACGCTGTCGAAGACCATGGTGCCGATCTGGTGCAGGCTGTTGAACCACCCGCGGGTCTGGTCAATGGCCTCGGCGATGAAGTCGGCGGGGAAGCCGCCGTGTTCAAACTTCTCCCTGTTCTCAAACGGGTAGTGGTGCTGCGCGAAGGGCATCGAGCCGCTGTCGTACCACACGTCCATCACGTACGGCACGCGCCGGAACTCCTTGCCGTTCACGGTAAAGGTAATGTCATCCACGAAGGGGCGGTGGGGATCGAACTCTGGCCCGGTCAGTTCGGGCCGCCCGCTGAGTTCGGCGAGCTCCGCGTAGGAGCCGATCACCCGGTACTCGCCGTCGTCGGCCTCCCACACCGGCAGCGGCGTGCCCCAGTAGCGGTTGCGCGAGAGGTTCCAGTCGATCAGGTTCTCCAGCCAGCCGCCGTAGCGCCCGTTCCGGATGTGCGGCGGGTGCCAGTCGATGGTCTGGTTGAGTTCAATCAGCCGGTCCTTGAGGCTGGTGTTGTTCAGGTACCAGCTCTCGGTGGCGTAGTACATCAGCGGCGTACCGCATCTCCAGCAGTGCGGATAGCTGTGCATGAAGTTCTTATCGCGCCACATCACGCCGCGCGCCTTGAGGTCGCGGATGATGTCCTGATTGGCGTCCCGGAAGAACACGCCCTTCCACGGCCCGAAGCGGTGTTTGCCGCCCTCGTCCACCCCCACGATGACCGGGAAGCCGTAGTTCCTGGCCAGGCGCATGTCGTCCTCGCCGAAGGCCGGAGCCGTGTGGACGATGCCGGTGCCGTCGCTGTCGGAGACGTAGGTGTCCAGGCCGCTCATCCACACCGGCGCGCCCTCGCCCTCGGCGGCATAGGCCTCGGTATAGGGAGGTGCGTAGCCCACGCGGTCGAGTTCCGTGCCCCGGAACGCCTTCACGACCTCGGCCTCCTCACCCAGGACCTCGGCCAGCAGCGAGCGGGCGAGAATCAGCACCTTGCCGTTCTTGTCCTTCGCGGCCACGTACTCGAAGTCCGGATGAATGGCCACCCCCACGTTGTAGGGCAGCGTCCACGGCGTGGTCGTCCACACCAGAAAGGCCGCGCCCGGCTCCAGCCCCAGGCGTTCGGGCTCGTTCAGGTCGAAGGTCACATAGATGCTGGGATCCTGAATGTCCTTGTACCCCTCGCTGACCTCGGCATTGGACAGCGTGGTGCCGTCTTTCGGGCAGTACGGCGCGACCCGGAAGCCCTTGTACAGCAGCCCCTTCTTTTCCAGCTGCGCCACACTCCACCACACCGACTCGATGTAGTCCTTGTGCAGCGTCATGTAGGCGTCGTCCAGGTCCACCCAGTAGCCCATGCGCTCGGTAAAGCGGCGCCACTCGGCCTCGTACACGAACACGCTCTGACGGCACTCGGCGTTGAACTTGTCGATGCCGTAGGCCTCCACCTCGCGTTTGGAATTCAGACCCAGCCGCCGCTCCACGCCGATCTCCACCGGCAGTCCGTGGGTGTCCCAGCCCGCCTTGCGCGGAACGTGGTAGCCCTGCATGGTCTTGAAGCGCGGAAACAGGTCCTTGAAGCTGCGCGCCTGCACGTGGTGGATGCCCGGCTGTCCGTTGGCGGTGGGCGGTCCCTCATAGAACGTGAAAACCGGGCGGTCCGCCGTGGCCTCCAGGCTGCGCTCGAAGATGCGTTTCTCGTTCCACCACTGCAGGGTGGTTTCTTCCAGCGCGGGGAACTTGGGATTGGGGTCGACGGGTTGAAAGGGGGGCATGGAACACCTCGGGGGGAGTGGCGGGGGAAAGGGCGGACCACAAAAGAAGACGGCACGCCTCAGCTTCAGTGCTGGGACGCGCCGCCCAAAGGACGTGTGCGTGGTACCACCCAACTTCGCCGCCAACCTGCGCCGGCCTCGTTGCAGCCCTCTGTCGGGGGGCGTCCGGACGGGTCTAGTCGGCCCTGGGGGGCCTTTCTTCCGTCGGCGCGGGAGGTGATTTTCGGCCCAGCGGCACACCGGTCGGGCTCTCACCGTCCCCGACTCGCTCGTGGCAGCCGTGCTGGTCCTACTGTCCTCTCGTTCGCCTGCGTGTGCTGGTCTCACCCCGTCTTCAGGGGTGTCCTTCACTGTATGGCGGCGGGCCGCGCCGGGTCAATCCGCCGCCGGTCCCTGCGTCGACTGCGTCATGGTGTTTGTGGGGGACGGGCGCGTACAATGTTGGGTCAGGAGCTGCAACTATGGAATTCTTTATCGATACGACCATCACCAATGAGGTGCGCGAGGTCCCTGCCTGGGGTGGGCGGGCGGGCTTGGGCGTCCATCCCAGCCTGATCGGGCTCAGCGATGTGGTAAGGGAACCCGCCGGGCAGACCGGGCAGGGCGGCGCGCAATGACCGATTCCCTGCGTCCCACACTGCCGTTTCAGGAACTGCAGCAGAAGATTCTGCCCGAGCTGCACCTGATCGCTGCCGGCTACGGCATTGACAATTACCGCAAGCTGAAAAAAGACGCCCTGGCCCTGGCGATCCTGGAGCATCAGGCCGACGCCGAGGGCCAGAGCCTGGCGCGCGGCTACCTGGAAATCGGGGCCGACGGCTACGGCTTCTTGCAGTCGGACCTGCTTGACCCCAACAGCCGCACCGTTCTGGTCACGGCGGGCCTGATCAAGGCCCACCACCTGCGCACCGGCGATGAGGTGATCGGACGCGCCCGCCGCCCTCGTGAAAACGAGCGCTTTGGCGCGCTGGTGCAGGTGGAGGCGGTCAACGGTCTGGACCCCGAGGCGGCCCGGCGCCGCCCGCGCTTCGACGACCTGACCCCCACCTTTCCCGAGGCCCAGCTGGTGCTGGAAGACCCCGCGACCGAGGGCGGCCTGAGCCTGCGGGTCGTGGACCTGCTCGTGCCCATCGGGCGTGGACAGCGGGCGCTGATCGTGGCTCCCCCCAAGGCCGGCAAGACGACCCTCCTGAAGCAGATCGCCAACTCCATCGTCAAGAACTACCCCGACGTCACGGTGATGGTGCTGCTCGTCGACGAGCGCCCCGAGGAGGTCACCGACTTCCGCGAGAGCGTGCAGGGCGCGCAGGTGGTCGCCTCGACCTTCGACGAGCCGCCGCAGCACCACGTCCGGGTGGCCGAGTTCGTCCACGAGCGCGCGCGGCGCATCGTGGAGGACGGTGGACACGTGGTGATCTTGCTCGACAGCATCACCCGCCTGGCCCGCGCGAACAACTTGGTCACGCCGCCCACCGGGCGCACGCTCTCGGGCGGTCTGGACAGCAACGCGCTGCACTGGCCCAAGCGTTTTCTGGGTGCGGCCCGCAACATCCGTGAAGGCGGCTCGCTCACCATCCTGGCCACTGCCCTGGTGGAGACCGGCTCGCGCATGGACGATGTGATCTTCGAGGAGTTCAAGGGCACCGGCAACGCCGAACTCGTGCTCTCGCGCCGCCTGGAAGAGCGCCGCATCTTCCCGGCGCTGGACATCCTCAAGTCCGGCACCCGCCGCGAGGAACTGCTGCTGCAGCCCGCCGTCCTGAAAAAGATGTGGCTGCTGCGCAAGGTCATCAGCGACATGGACCCCGCCGACGCGATGGAGATGCTGCTGACGCGCATGGGCAAGACCCGCAACAACGTCGAATTCCTGCAGGGGCTGGCCGGCGGCTGAGCCGCCCGCATCCCCTCACCTTTTCCCTGGAGTTTTTCCCTTGGCCTTTCTGTTTTTTCGTGGCCGCCGGTGGGTTCCGCTGGCCGCCGCCCTGATCGGTGCTGCTGTGGCCCAGACGCCGCCGCTGCCCCTGCCCGCTCCGCTGGACCTGCTGACCCCCACCGCCGACGTGGTGCTGCGTCCCGATCCCGGCGGCCAGTCCCTGCGCATCGTCACCGACGGCCAGACCACCGAAAGGGCGGTGGCCCGGCGCTACGGCGTGGGCACCGGCGCGGTGCGGACCATCGCCTCGGATGCGGGCGTGCGGGTCCGCGAGGTCCGGCTGGCCGAGGCCGCCGTGGCCCGCGCGCCCGCCCGCCCCGCCTCGGTGGTCACCTACCGGGTACGCTCCGGCGATACGCTCGCAGGGGTGGCGGCCCGGCATGACCTGACGGTGCTCGACGTGCTCAGCGCGAACCTGGGCCGCACCAGTCTCGACCGCCTGCGCCCGGGCGAGACGCTCAACCTGCCCACCCGCGAGCGGGGGCTGCTGCTCACCATCAAGCCCGGCCAGTCGGCGCTGTCGCTGATCGCCGGATACGGCGCGGACCTGGTGGCCACCGCCCGCGCCAACGACGTGCTGCCCACGGCGCTGCGGGTGGGCGATCAGCTGCTGCTGCCCGGCGTGAAGGCCGAGGGCCTGCGTGAGCGGCTGCTCGCCGCGCGCGAGGCCGAGCGCAAGGCGAAGCTGGCCCGCGAGCGCCAGCAGCAGTACGAGCAGTACCTGAGCTGGAAGGCCGACCGCGAGCGCCAGGCGCTGCAGGAGAAGTACGCACGGCAGGAAAAATACGAGGCGTACCTGGCGTGGAAATCTAGCCCCGAGCGTCAACGTCAGATGGCGGCCTATGAGCGACAGGCGCAGTACGAGGCGGCCCAGGCCGCCGCGCAGGCCCGCGCCCGCAACAGTGCCCAAGCCGCCGCGGTGGTGGGGGCCAGTGTGGGAAGCACGGTGGCGGGTACGGGCGGACGGCTGGCGTGGCCGCTGCGCAGCTACCGCCTGACCAGCCGCTACGGAGAGCGCGACATCGCCTTTCACCAGCAGGTCTTTCACGGAGGCATTGATCTGGCCGCGCCCTACGGCACTCCCGTGTACGCGGCGACCGCCGGCACGGTGGCCTCCAGCGGCTACGGCGCTTTCGGCCTGAACGTCTGGACCACCAGCGGCGACAGCACCGCCATCTACGGCCACCTGAGCCGCACGGCGGTGGTGAGCGGCCAGCACGTCACGCCCGGACAGGTGCTGGGCTACGTGGGCTGCACCGGCGTGTGCACCGGCCCCCACCTGCACTTCGAACTGCGCCTGGGCGGTCAGACGGTCGACCCGCTGTCGCTGCTGCCATGAGCGGCCTGCGCCTGCTGGTCGTGGAGGACGAGCTGCAGATTCTGGAGCTGCTCGACCTGACCCTGACCCTGCGGGGGTACGTCGTCCACGGTGCCTCCAGCGGGCCGCAGGCGCTGGAACTGTGCTGTCAGGGCACATCGCCCGTGACCGCCGACGTGATTGTCATGGACGTGCTGATGACTCCCTGGGACGGCTTCGAGACGGTCCGGCGCCTGCACGGCCACTACGGCGCGGCCCTGCCCCCGGTGGTGTTTCTCTCTGGGCTGCATCCGCCGGACGCCTTCCCGGACCTGGGCGGCGATCTGGTACAGGAATACCTGATGAAGCCGTTTCGCCCCGCGCAGCTCGCCGAAGCCATCGAGCGGGTCTGGGCCCGGCGCCCCAGCTGACCCCATCAACCCGTGTCATCTGGCCCTGGCGCAGGGGTCAGATATGTCCTAGGGTGACGGCATGAGTGAAAACACCGGAACCCCCCAGCTCAAGCAGGGCTTCGCCGAGATGTTCAAGGGCGGCGTGATCATGGACGTCGTGACGGCCGATCAGGCCCGCATCGCCGAGGCCGCCGGCGCGACCGCTGTGATGGCGCTGGAGCGCGTCCCCGCCGACATCCGTGTGGACGGCGGCGTGGCGCGCATGAGCGATCCCAAGATGATCAAGGAGATCATCGCGGCCGTGACCATCCCGGTGATGGCCAAGGTGCGCATCGGCCACATCGTGGAGGCGCAGATCCTGCAGGCACTGGGCGTGGACTTCATCGACGAGTCCGAGGTCCTGACCCCCGCCGATGAGCAGTTCCATATTCTCAAGTCCGACTTTCAGGTGCCCTTCGTCTGCGGGGCCAAGAACCTGGGCGAGGCGCTGCGCCGCGTCGGCGAGGGTGCGAGCATGATTCGCACCAAGGGCGAGGCCGGCACCGGCAACGTGGTGGAGGCCGTGCGCCACGCCCGCACCGTGCTGGGCGACATCCGCACCATTCAGGCGCGCCCCGCCGAGGAACTGATGACCGCCGCGCGCGACCTGCAGGCTCCCTATGAGCTGGTCAAGTATGTGCACGAGCACGGCAAGCTGCCGGTCGTGAATTTCGCCGCCGGAGGTGTCGCCACGCCCGCCGACGCTGCGCTGATGATGGTCCTGGGCCTGGACGGTGTGTTCGTGGGCAGCGGCATCTTCAAGTCCGACAACCCCGAGCGCCGCGCGCAGGCCATCGTGAAGGCCGTGACCCACTACCAGAACCCGGACGTGCTCGCCGCGATCAGCGAGGACCTGGGCGCGCCCATGACGGGCATCAACATCGACGAGCTGATTCCCGCCGAGCGCCTCGCCTCGCGTGGCTGGTAAGGCGTCCACACGAATTGGCGTCCTGGCCCTTCAGGGCGCCTTCCGCGAGCACCGTCAGCTGCTCGCGGCGTTGGGGGCCGAGGTCCGTGAAGTGCGTCTGCCCGGCGACCTCGCCGGCTTGGACGGCGTGATCCTGCCGGGAGGGGAGAGCACGACCATGGCCCGCCTGCTCACGGAATACGCCCTGTGGGAACCGTTGCGTGCGTTTCATGCGGCGGGCGGGGCGCTGTGGGGAACCTGCGCCGGGGCGATCCTGCTTGCCCACTCGGTGCTGGGTGCGCCGCCGCAGTTCGGAGGCCGCCAGGACAGCCTGGGGCTGCTGGACGTCACCGTTCAGCGCAACGCCTTTGGACGACAGATCAACTCGTTCACCGACGCCCTGCCGGTTCGCGGACTGGACACGCCCTTTCCCGCCGTGTTCATTCGTGCCCCCGCCTTCGTGAAGGTTGGGGTGGGATGCACGGTCCTCGCCACTGCCCGGGATCAGGCCGTGATGGTCCGTCAGGACCGGGTGCTCGCCACCGCCTTTCACCCGGAGCTGACCGGCGACACCCGCCTGCACGCCTACTTTCTGGAAGACGTGGTGCAGAACAAGGTAGTCAATAAATAATTCACGAGCAGGAAAAATTGTGAATGTATTCACAAGTAGATCAGGCTTTCCTCAAGCTGGACGCACGGTATGGTAACCGGCGTGTCCAGCGGTGTCTTTCAGCGTGCAGGGGTCCGGCTGCATCACCGGGTGTGGGGTGAGGGACCGCCCGTGGTGCTTGTGCATGGCCTGAGCGGTTCGGGGCGCTGGTGGCGCCGCAATGTGCCGGCCCTGCAGCGGCGCCACACGGTGTACGTCCTGGACCTGTCGGGGTACGGCGCGGCGC
The genomic region above belongs to Deinococcus aerophilus and contains:
- the pdxT gene encoding pyridoxal 5'-phosphate synthase glutaminase subunit PdxT → MAGKASTRIGVLALQGAFREHRQLLAALGAEVREVRLPGDLAGLDGVILPGGESTTMARLLTEYALWEPLRAFHAAGGALWGTCAGAILLAHSVLGAPPQFGGRQDSLGLLDVTVQRNAFGRQINSFTDALPVRGLDTPFPAVFIRAPAFVKVGVGCTVLATARDQAVMVRQDRVLATAFHPELTGDTRLHAYFLEDVVQNKVVNK
- a CDS encoding M23 family metallopeptidase, giving the protein MAFLFFRGRRWVPLAAALIGAAVAQTPPLPLPAPLDLLTPTADVVLRPDPGGQSLRIVTDGQTTERAVARRYGVGTGAVRTIASDAGVRVREVRLAEAAVARAPARPASVVTYRVRSGDTLAGVAARHDLTVLDVLSANLGRTSLDRLRPGETLNLPTRERGLLLTIKPGQSALSLIAGYGADLVATARANDVLPTALRVGDQLLLPGVKAEGLRERLLAAREAERKAKLARERQQQYEQYLSWKADRERQALQEKYARQEKYEAYLAWKSSPERQRQMAAYERQAQYEAAQAAAQARARNSAQAAAVVGASVGSTVAGTGGRLAWPLRSYRLTSRYGERDIAFHQQVFHGGIDLAAPYGTPVYAATAGTVASSGYGAFGLNVWTTSGDSTAIYGHLSRTAVVSGQHVTPGQVLGYVGCTGVCTGPHLHFELRLGGQTVDPLSLLP
- the pdxS gene encoding pyridoxal 5'-phosphate synthase lyase subunit PdxS, whose protein sequence is MSENTGTPQLKQGFAEMFKGGVIMDVVTADQARIAEAAGATAVMALERVPADIRVDGGVARMSDPKMIKEIIAAVTIPVMAKVRIGHIVEAQILQALGVDFIDESEVLTPADEQFHILKSDFQVPFVCGAKNLGEALRRVGEGASMIRTKGEAGTGNVVEAVRHARTVLGDIRTIQARPAEELMTAARDLQAPYELVKYVHEHGKLPVVNFAAGGVATPADAALMMVLGLDGVFVGSGIFKSDNPERRAQAIVKAVTHYQNPDVLAAISEDLGAPMTGINIDELIPAERLASRGW
- the rho gene encoding transcription termination factor Rho; the encoded protein is MTDSLRPTLPFQELQQKILPELHLIAAGYGIDNYRKLKKDALALAILEHQADAEGQSLARGYLEIGADGYGFLQSDLLDPNSRTVLVTAGLIKAHHLRTGDEVIGRARRPRENERFGALVQVEAVNGLDPEAARRRPRFDDLTPTFPEAQLVLEDPATEGGLSLRVVDLLVPIGRGQRALIVAPPKAGKTTLLKQIANSIVKNYPDVTVMVLLVDERPEEVTDFRESVQGAQVVASTFDEPPQHHVRVAEFVHERARRIVEDGGHVVILLDSITRLARANNLVTPPTGRTLSGGLDSNALHWPKRFLGAARNIREGGSLTILATALVETGSRMDDVIFEEFKGTGNAELVLSRRLEERRIFPALDILKSGTRREELLLQPAVLKKMWLLRKVISDMDPADAMEMLLTRMGKTRNNVEFLQGLAGG
- the ileS gene encoding isoleucine--tRNA ligase — translated: MPPFQPVDPNPKFPALEETTLQWWNEKRIFERSLEATADRPVFTFYEGPPTANGQPGIHHVQARSFKDLFPRFKTMQGYHVPRKAGWDTHGLPVEIGVERRLGLNSKREVEAYGIDKFNAECRQSVFVYEAEWRRFTERMGYWVDLDDAYMTLHKDYIESVWWSVAQLEKKGLLYKGFRVAPYCPKDGTTLSNAEVSEGYKDIQDPSIYVTFDLNEPERLGLEPGAAFLVWTTTPWTLPYNVGVAIHPDFEYVAAKDKNGKVLILARSLLAEVLGEEAEVVKAFRGTELDRVGYAPPYTEAYAAEGEGAPVWMSGLDTYVSDSDGTGIVHTAPAFGEDDMRLARNYGFPVIVGVDEGGKHRFGPWKGVFFRDANQDIIRDLKARGVMWRDKNFMHSYPHCWRCGTPLMYYATESWYLNNTSLKDRLIELNQTIDWHPPHIRNGRYGGWLENLIDWNLSRNRYWGTPLPVWEADDGEYRVIGSYAELAELSGRPELTGPEFDPHRPFVDDITFTVNGKEFRRVPYVMDVWYDSGSMPFAQHHYPFENREKFEHGGFPADFIAEAIDQTRGWFNSLHQIGTMVFDSVAYKSVICSGHILDEKGYKMSKSKGNIVDPWEVFAQFGADAARWYMYVSAPPELSRRFGMNLVGEAFRSYFLTLWNTYSFFVLYANLDQPDLRAAPPVAERPEVDRWLVAKVQALIATVTERLEDYDPTGSSRALQDFVTEDLSNWYVRRNRRRFWSGDGQVDLSAYATLHYALVTATQLTAPFTPFLAETLYQNLVRSVDDRAPESVHLSSWPVVDESLSAPSLVGEMDAVLRVVSLGRAVRAQSGMRQRQPLPRVMLRARTPEMTAALGRFAGQISEELNVKEVELLDQYAELVRYTLRPNLPVLGKKFGKAVPQVRAALSAADASEVARSVRDGKQFEVIAPTGERFELGPDEVLVDAQSPEGYAAQEEAGYLVAFDTTLTRELTLEGLARDLVRGIQDGRKKAGYEVQDRITLHLQLEGDARDAAEAWQEYLMSETLAETLVFGEAAGFSAPVEGGTAYLERLEPSGQPS
- a CDS encoding response regulator, whose protein sequence is MSGLRLLVVEDELQILELLDLTLTLRGYVVHGASSGPQALELCCQGTSPVTADVIVMDVLMTPWDGFETVRRLHGHYGAALPPVVFLSGLHPPDAFPDLGGDLVQEYLMKPFRPAQLAEAIERVWARRPS